In Panacibacter ginsenosidivorans, the following proteins share a genomic window:
- a CDS encoding electron transfer flavoprotein subunit beta/FixA family protein, giving the protein MKILVCISKTPDTTSKISFKDGNTKFDESGVQWIINPYDEWYAFVRAIELKEKDTSVALHIITVGGADCDPIIRKALALGGDEAIRVNAESSDSYYIAAQISEVAKQGAYDLIFTGKETIDYNGSSIGGMIAELLDMPYVSLATKFDIGGNTATVSREIEGGEEVCEVALPVVVSCQKGVAEQRIPNMRGIMSARTKPLKVVEPAAINALTTVSNYELPPAKAGVKLVAPDNVAELVRLLHEEAKAI; this is encoded by the coding sequence ATGAAGATTTTAGTTTGCATAAGCAAAACACCAGATACAACTTCGAAAATTTCTTTTAAGGATGGAAACACAAAATTCGACGAAAGTGGAGTGCAATGGATTATTAACCCTTACGATGAATGGTATGCATTTGTGAGGGCCATTGAACTTAAAGAAAAAGATACTTCTGTTGCACTGCATATTATTACAGTTGGAGGAGCAGATTGCGATCCTATAATACGAAAAGCTTTAGCGCTTGGTGGTGATGAAGCTATTCGTGTTAATGCCGAAAGCAGCGATAGTTATTATATAGCTGCTCAAATTTCGGAAGTTGCAAAGCAAGGAGCTTATGATTTGATTTTTACAGGTAAAGAAACAATTGATTACAACGGATCTTCCATAGGTGGTATGATTGCAGAGTTGCTTGATATGCCTTATGTATCACTCGCTACAAAGTTTGATATTGGTGGAAATACTGCAACAGTAAGCCGCGAAATTGAAGGTGGTGAAGAAGTTTGTGAAGTAGCGCTCCCTGTTGTAGTTAGTTGCCAGAAAGGTGTTGCGGAGCAGCGCATACCCAATATGCGTGGTATTATGTCTGCGCGTACGAAACCATTAAAGGTAGTGGAGCCTGCTGCAATTAATGCATTAACTACAGTTTCAAATTATGAATTGCCGCCGGCAAAAGCGGGTGTAAAATTAGTTGCTCCTGATAATGTAGCAGAGCTGGTTAGATTACTGCATGAAGA